A portion of the Oncorhynchus nerka isolate Pitt River linkage group LG27, Oner_Uvic_2.0, whole genome shotgun sequence genome contains these proteins:
- the LOC115112261 gene encoding myotubularin-related protein 10-like isoform X2, producing the protein MQTDLKKTPQPPIKKLEAKLLPGEIVVNEVSFVRKCIGADGSHGDLWGKLICTNFKVSFITHDALPKQRFQVANRLLGEHDVPLACVEQVVTVNDAKGKQKVLCSNQKLKFNPTELILYCKDFRIIRFRFDEAGPQSAKKVCLAIAHYSQPADPQLLFGFEYVGKQYYGSLGERVNGVDPGGGLQMPLFDRPSEWDREIKRTGAAEWRVCSINEGYVVSPSLPEYFVVPVSLADQDLKQYLCFFTAHRIPLWCWNHPNGSALVRMASISDPLQQRKLDQRICSAITKSHPQRSDVLKSDLDKNLPNIQDIQAAFVKVRQICVIEPFEESEEKWLSSMESSRWLEYVRAFLKHSAEVVYLLEGKHVSVILQEEEDRDLSCVVSSLVQLMLDPHFRSLTGFQSLVQKEWVMAGHRFLHRCNHLKKNDKEESPLFQLFLDCVWQIINQYPAAFEFTETYLTVLSDSMWIPVFSTFLFNCPQQRTENSMDFAKSKCIPMGEEKALRFPPVWDWSQQFTPKDQALFNNPMYVGKGATCVQNGTVKSFRRTKKNYSSTLRGMPSSLRNILMDGHDSLTLTRRNSLVPRLKPDFSQIREVVESPTERFFRDWVSRPADLQGMLIPQLLPSHLALWRLYFLRWVPEASIPKGGPVTAYHKLSQLADEVEKLQSQLRQYKGATPASTPNSNPSAPPSDHSRMYFKAGSTHEPSSTPEYLSSSFPFSPVGNMCRRSILGTPLSKFLNGAKIWLSTETLANEAL; encoded by the exons GGGAGATTGTGGTGAATGAAGTGAGCTTTGTGAGGAAGTGCATCGGAGCAGATGGCAGTCATGGTGACCTGTGGGGGAAGCTGATATGCACCAACTTCAAGGTTTCCTTCATCACCCATGATGCCCTCCCCAAACAG AGGTTCCAGGTTGCCAACCGTCTGCTTGGAGAGCACGATGTTCCCCTTGCGTGTGTGGAGCAAGTGGTGACAG TGAACGATGCTAAGGGGAAGCAGAAGGTTCTGTGTTCCAACCAGAAGCTGAAGTTTAATCCCACCGAGCTCATCCTTTACTGCAAGGACTTCCGAATCATCAGGTTCCGCTTCGACGAGGCTGGGCCCCAAAGCGCCAAGAAG GTTTGCCTGGCCATCGCTCACTACTCCCAACCCGCTGATCCCCAGCTGCTGTTTGGCTTTGAGTACGTAGGGAAGCAATACTATGGATCCTTGG GGGAGCGAGTTAATGGCGTAGATCCCGGAGGAGGACTGCAGATGCCCCTGTTTGACCGGCCCTCTGAATGGGACCGAGAGATCAAGAGAACAGGTgcagcagagtggagggtgtgctCCATCAACGAGGGCTACGTCGTCTCACCCAG tctcccagaGTACTTTGTGGTCCCAGTGTCCCTGGCGGATCAAGACCTGAAGCAGTACCTATGTTTTTTCACTGCTCACCGCATCCCT TTGTGGTGCTGGAATCACCCCAACGGGAGTGCCCTGGTGCGCATGGCCAGCATCAGTGACCCACTGCAGCAGAGGAAGCTGGACCAGAG GATCTGTAGTGCCATAACAAAGAGCCACCCACAGCGCAGTGACGTCCTCAAGTCCGACCTGGACAAGAACCTGCCCAACATCCAGGACATCCAGGCTGCCTTTGTCAAAGTGCGGCAGATCTGTGTCATCG agCCCTTTGAGGAGTCTGAGGAGAAGTGGCTGTCGTCCATGGAAAGCTCTCGATGGCTGGAGTATGTCAG GGCCTTCCTGAAGCATTCAGCCGAGGTAGTCTACTTGCTGGAGGGAAAACATGTGTCTGTCATTCTGCAAG agGAAGAAGACAGGGACCTGAGCTGTGTGGTGTCCTCTCTGGTACAACTGATGCTGGACCCTCACTTCCGTAGCCTCACTGGCTTCCAGAGCCTGGTGCAGAAGGAGTGGGTGATGGCTGGCCATCGCTTCCTCCACCGGTGCAACCATTTGAAGAAGAATGACAAAGAGGAG tctcctctgtTCCAGCTGTTCCTGGACTGTGTGTGGCAGATTATAAATCAGTACCCAGCAGCCTTTGAGTTCACTGAGACGTACCTGACTGTGCTCAGTGACAGCATGTGGATCCCTGTCTTCAGCACCTTTCTCTTCAACTGTCCCCAGCAGCGCACTGAGAACAGCATG GATTTTGCTAAGAGTAAGTGCATCCCTATGGGGGAGGAGAAGGCCCTGCGTTTCCCCCCTGTCTGGGACTGGTCACAGCAGTTCACCCCCAAAGACCAGGCCCTCTTCAACAACCCCATGTATGTTGGGAAAGGTGCCACCTGTGTTCAGAATGGAACAGTGAAGTCCTTTAGACGCACCAAG AAAAACTACAGTTCTACACTCCGAGGGATGCCCTCTTCTCTGAGGAACATCCTGATGGACGGCCATGACAGCCTCACCCTGACCAGGCGGAACTCCCTGGTGCCGCGGCTCAAACCAGACTTCTCCCAGATCAGAGAGGTGGTGGAGAGCCCAACAGAGCGCTTCTTCAGGGACTGGGTCTCCCGGCCCGCAGACCTACAGGGGATGCTCATCCCCCAGCTCCTGCCTTCACACCTGGCCCTGTGGAGGCTCTACTTCCTGCGCTGGGTCCCTGAAGCCAGCATCCCCAAGGGCGGCCCTGTAACCGCATACCACAAGCTCTCCCAGCTGGCTGATGAGGTAGAGAAGCTGCAGAGCCAGCTACGCCAGTACAAGGGGGCCACTCCGGCCAGCACCCCGAACTCCAACCCCAGCGCCCCCCCatcagaccacagcaggatgtACTTTAAGGCCGGTTCCACCCACGAGCCCTCTTCAACTCCAGAGTACCTCAGctcctccttccccttctctcccgtgGGGAACATGTGCCGCCGCAGCATCCTGGGCACTCCTCTCAGCAAGTTCCTGAACGGGGCAAAGATATGGCTCTCCACTGAAACTCTGGCCAATGAGGCACTCTGA
- the LOC115112261 gene encoding myotubularin-related protein 10-like isoform X1 has translation MFSVKPLKPTFKSYLLPVQTDLKKTPQPPIKKLEAKLLPGEIVVNEVSFVRKCIGADGSHGDLWGKLICTNFKVSFITHDALPKQRFQVANRLLGEHDVPLACVEQVVTVNDAKGKQKVLCSNQKLKFNPTELILYCKDFRIIRFRFDEAGPQSAKKVCLAIAHYSQPADPQLLFGFEYVGKQYYGSLGERVNGVDPGGGLQMPLFDRPSEWDREIKRTGAAEWRVCSINEGYVVSPSLPEYFVVPVSLADQDLKQYLCFFTAHRIPLWCWNHPNGSALVRMASISDPLQQRKLDQRICSAITKSHPQRSDVLKSDLDKNLPNIQDIQAAFVKVRQICVIEPFEESEEKWLSSMESSRWLEYVRAFLKHSAEVVYLLEGKHVSVILQEEEDRDLSCVVSSLVQLMLDPHFRSLTGFQSLVQKEWVMAGHRFLHRCNHLKKNDKEESPLFQLFLDCVWQIINQYPAAFEFTETYLTVLSDSMWIPVFSTFLFNCPQQRTENSMDFAKSKCIPMGEEKALRFPPVWDWSQQFTPKDQALFNNPMYVGKGATCVQNGTVKSFRRTKKNYSSTLRGMPSSLRNILMDGHDSLTLTRRNSLVPRLKPDFSQIREVVESPTERFFRDWVSRPADLQGMLIPQLLPSHLALWRLYFLRWVPEASIPKGGPVTAYHKLSQLADEVEKLQSQLRQYKGATPASTPNSNPSAPPSDHSRMYFKAGSTHEPSSTPEYLSSSFPFSPVGNMCRRSILGTPLSKFLNGAKIWLSTETLANEAL, from the exons GGGAGATTGTGGTGAATGAAGTGAGCTTTGTGAGGAAGTGCATCGGAGCAGATGGCAGTCATGGTGACCTGTGGGGGAAGCTGATATGCACCAACTTCAAGGTTTCCTTCATCACCCATGATGCCCTCCCCAAACAG AGGTTCCAGGTTGCCAACCGTCTGCTTGGAGAGCACGATGTTCCCCTTGCGTGTGTGGAGCAAGTGGTGACAG TGAACGATGCTAAGGGGAAGCAGAAGGTTCTGTGTTCCAACCAGAAGCTGAAGTTTAATCCCACCGAGCTCATCCTTTACTGCAAGGACTTCCGAATCATCAGGTTCCGCTTCGACGAGGCTGGGCCCCAAAGCGCCAAGAAG GTTTGCCTGGCCATCGCTCACTACTCCCAACCCGCTGATCCCCAGCTGCTGTTTGGCTTTGAGTACGTAGGGAAGCAATACTATGGATCCTTGG GGGAGCGAGTTAATGGCGTAGATCCCGGAGGAGGACTGCAGATGCCCCTGTTTGACCGGCCCTCTGAATGGGACCGAGAGATCAAGAGAACAGGTgcagcagagtggagggtgtgctCCATCAACGAGGGCTACGTCGTCTCACCCAG tctcccagaGTACTTTGTGGTCCCAGTGTCCCTGGCGGATCAAGACCTGAAGCAGTACCTATGTTTTTTCACTGCTCACCGCATCCCT TTGTGGTGCTGGAATCACCCCAACGGGAGTGCCCTGGTGCGCATGGCCAGCATCAGTGACCCACTGCAGCAGAGGAAGCTGGACCAGAG GATCTGTAGTGCCATAACAAAGAGCCACCCACAGCGCAGTGACGTCCTCAAGTCCGACCTGGACAAGAACCTGCCCAACATCCAGGACATCCAGGCTGCCTTTGTCAAAGTGCGGCAGATCTGTGTCATCG agCCCTTTGAGGAGTCTGAGGAGAAGTGGCTGTCGTCCATGGAAAGCTCTCGATGGCTGGAGTATGTCAG GGCCTTCCTGAAGCATTCAGCCGAGGTAGTCTACTTGCTGGAGGGAAAACATGTGTCTGTCATTCTGCAAG agGAAGAAGACAGGGACCTGAGCTGTGTGGTGTCCTCTCTGGTACAACTGATGCTGGACCCTCACTTCCGTAGCCTCACTGGCTTCCAGAGCCTGGTGCAGAAGGAGTGGGTGATGGCTGGCCATCGCTTCCTCCACCGGTGCAACCATTTGAAGAAGAATGACAAAGAGGAG tctcctctgtTCCAGCTGTTCCTGGACTGTGTGTGGCAGATTATAAATCAGTACCCAGCAGCCTTTGAGTTCACTGAGACGTACCTGACTGTGCTCAGTGACAGCATGTGGATCCCTGTCTTCAGCACCTTTCTCTTCAACTGTCCCCAGCAGCGCACTGAGAACAGCATG GATTTTGCTAAGAGTAAGTGCATCCCTATGGGGGAGGAGAAGGCCCTGCGTTTCCCCCCTGTCTGGGACTGGTCACAGCAGTTCACCCCCAAAGACCAGGCCCTCTTCAACAACCCCATGTATGTTGGGAAAGGTGCCACCTGTGTTCAGAATGGAACAGTGAAGTCCTTTAGACGCACCAAG AAAAACTACAGTTCTACACTCCGAGGGATGCCCTCTTCTCTGAGGAACATCCTGATGGACGGCCATGACAGCCTCACCCTGACCAGGCGGAACTCCCTGGTGCCGCGGCTCAAACCAGACTTCTCCCAGATCAGAGAGGTGGTGGAGAGCCCAACAGAGCGCTTCTTCAGGGACTGGGTCTCCCGGCCCGCAGACCTACAGGGGATGCTCATCCCCCAGCTCCTGCCTTCACACCTGGCCCTGTGGAGGCTCTACTTCCTGCGCTGGGTCCCTGAAGCCAGCATCCCCAAGGGCGGCCCTGTAACCGCATACCACAAGCTCTCCCAGCTGGCTGATGAGGTAGAGAAGCTGCAGAGCCAGCTACGCCAGTACAAGGGGGCCACTCCGGCCAGCACCCCGAACTCCAACCCCAGCGCCCCCCCatcagaccacagcaggatgtACTTTAAGGCCGGTTCCACCCACGAGCCCTCTTCAACTCCAGAGTACCTCAGctcctccttccccttctctcccgtgGGGAACATGTGCCGCCGCAGCATCCTGGGCACTCCTCTCAGCAAGTTCCTGAACGGGGCAAAGATATGGCTCTCCACTGAAACTCTGGCCAATGAGGCACTCTGA